In Salarias fasciatus chromosome 2, fSalaFa1.1, whole genome shotgun sequence, one genomic interval encodes:
- the LOC115406373 gene encoding polyadenylate-binding protein-interacting protein 2-like → MKDPSISNIAPKMTISNEVILSNQFISEEDPFAEYMWMENEEEFNRQVEEELWEEEFIERCFQEMLEEEEQWEWFIPSRDLPSAAVSQLQEQIGLLVLDADVHADTDRDVVMNSNLNPNAKEFTPGIQKHVM, encoded by the exons ATGAAAGACCCGAGCATCAGCAACATCGCACCCAAGATGACGATCAGCAACGAGGTCATCCTGAGCAACCAGTTCATCTCCGAGGAGGACCCGTTCGCAGAGTACATGTGGATGGAGAACGAAGAGGAGTTCAACAGGCag gtggaggaggagctgtgggAGGAGGAGTTCATCGAGCGCTGCTTCCaggagatgctggaggaggaggagcagtgggaGTGGTTCATCCCGTCCAGAGACCTGCCCTCTGCCGCCGTcagtcagctgcaggagcagatcgGCCTGCTGGTGCTGGACGCAGACGTCCACGCAGACACAGACCGGGACGTCGTG atgAACAGCAATCTCAACCCCAACGCCAAGGAGTTCACCCCGGGCATCCAGAAACATGTCATGTGA
- the matr3l1.2 gene encoding matrin 3-like 1.2, which translates to MSQKSQSDGGQKHFAVGQGLLAAAETLNFSMKDQHPGRQMGGMGSGMGVGGGGGVDGHNTKGLMSPRGGGGNLGSTMKLFASLGLSPSDLDALAEIPEEDISVETLPHILMQLKRRKADSGDRRAASMSSDVAYQGGRDSWDEGQGGRMGSSSMGQGSSRAAPSTDFGFSSMQNVSPGRGYGMNYSAGGDGSRERLYSGLSRQDSYGGLGMGPSQSNSVFMQRRKGSPSNGKVQDFLGVSPTMFPHVCSLCDFDVHSIMEWNQHANGLRHAENRRMLLEMYPEWDPGMSSGRGRGVLNTPNMSAGLLGAAPMSAGGAGGMSSSWGGGPGVSGQDLSGQTKLRGRVVVVKYDRKPLSNNTLFAYTKPFGRLQEHLVLKNKAFLEMSSHEEAMDMVNYYQQNQASLYGKPLNFYLSKRLLVIEKDERASERSMDRPVDRGMDRPMRNMKSHDSKVVFFSNLPRDDGEKMELLTVAGRFGSVDKHLFLTDKAFVQLGTVEDAEMLVKYYSVNPLTIKGRSIRLNICTKYKTLNIKWKQGASGDAQQQRGGRGNTAASSRARSSSEHRTSRSSSSSRTREDDKKEKSEEKSSSVADKDEEDEEEEEVSGVVQGGEDEGAEEAEEDDHGTDGGDAGGAESGKEEEPSGEQEEQAPDGAPENVGGAETKEEVEPESTEAAASTDEQEKKQEANAEAAESSEPADGDGSDHPFDEDFMENMEDFVTLDELGEEEEEVEDDDSIDQTKRGGMRVVNIVGFRRGYNFLNELLGLARPFGKVIRHLVLDLRPEAFIQFATEDEARAMAKFYNSNVTASVCGRPVRVSHSMSYPTIQCGSSRVVYIGQIPSSKYSDESVLKLAKPFGKIRKYFLNRMRKECFIEMYNAEDAEKMAEEYKAKPPRFNGKRLTIYVSRKYRQLKHGHQRPVSPKREKSATPERTSEEPPTKKLKEEKPEQEEEEKQQDEQPQQQQQEEQQQQQEQQEEQQQEQRQEAEVSGEEKTEEPSAEQVPTVTKISCKEEPEEQMEIGQNGQTEAPPPAPAAEVKPSTASLPLPPFDPESPIGVEYVKMGYYCRVCFLFYSNEETAKKTHCSSQGHYDKLKKHLEKEQNKPEKKKLKKTTTS; encoded by the exons ATGTCTCAGAAGTCACAGTCGGACGGCGGTCAGAAACACTTTGCTGTGGGCCAGGGCCTCCTGGCCGCGGCAGAGACCTTGAACTTCAGCATGAAGGACCAGCATCCGGGTCGGCAGATGGGGGGCATGGGTTCAGGGATGGGGgtgggcggaggcggcggcgtggaTGGGCATAACACCAAAGGCCTGATGTCTCCACGTGGTGGCGGAGGAAATCTTGGCAGCACCATGAAGCTGTTTGCCAGTTTGGGGCTGTCGCCCTCTGACCTGGACGCTCTGGCTGAGATTCCCGAGGAGGACATCAGTGTGGAGACTCTGCCGCACATCCTCATGCAGCTCAAGCGGCGCAAGGCTGACTCGGGCGACCGGCGGGCGGCCTCCATGTCCTCTGATGTTGCGTATCAAGGAGGACGGGACAGCTGGGATGAGGggcagggagggaggatggGCTCTTCTTCGATGGGTCAGGGTTCATCTCGGGCCGCACCGTCCACAGACTTTGGGTTCAGTTCCATGCAGAACGTCTCGCCCGGCCGCGGCTACGGCATGAATTATAGCGCCGGTGGTGACGGGAGCAGAGAGCGGTTGTATTCTGGCCTTTCCCGCCAAGACTCCTACGGCGGGCTTGGCATGGGGCCGTCGCAGTCCAACTCCGTCTTTATGCAGAGGAGGAAAGGCTCGCCGTCCAACGGAAAAGTCCAAGACTTCTTGGGAGTCTCACCCACCATGTTCCCCCATGTGTGCTCTCTTTGTGACTTTGACGTTCATTCCATCATG GAGTGGAACCAGCACGCTAACGGACTCCGACATGCAGAGAACAGGCGGATGCTGCTGGAGAT GTATCCGGAGTGGGACCCCGGCATGTCGTCAGGCAGAGG CCGCGGTGTCTTGAACACGCCCAACATGTCCGCCGGACTGCTCGGAGCCGCTCCCAtgtctgcagggggcgccggaGGGATGTCCTCCAGCTGGG GAGGCGGCCCTGGTGTTTCAGGACAGGACCTGTCGGGACAGACAAAG CTGAGAGGccgggtggtggtggtgaaatACGACCGGAAGCCCCTCAGCAACAACACGCTGTTCGCCTACACCAAGCCGTTCGGACGCCTGCAGGAGCACCTGGTCCTCAAGAACAAG GCCTTCCTTGAGATGAGCAGCCACGAGGAAGCCATGGACATGGTCAACTACTACCAGCAGAATCAGGCCAGTCTGTACGGAAAACCTCTCAACTTCTACCTGAGCAAGAGGCTGCTGGTGATCGAG AAAGACGAGCGCGCCTCGGAGCGCTCGATGGACAGACCCGTGGACCGCGGCATGGACAGGCCCATGAGGAACATGAAGAGCCACGACAGCAAGGTGGTGTTCTTCTCCAACCTGCCGCGGGACGACGGGGAGAAGATGGAGCTGCTGACGGTCGCCGGGCGCTTCGGCTCCGTGGACAAACACCTCTTCCTGACCGACAAG gcgtTTGTCCAGCTGGGGACGGTGGAGGACGCCGAGATGCTGGTCAAGTACTACAGCGTGAATCCGCTCACCATCAAAGGACGATCGATCCGCCTCAACATCTGCACCAAGTACAAAACTCTGAA TATAAAGTGGAAGCAGGGGGCTTCAGGAGACGCTCAGCAGCAGCGGGGCGGCAGAGGAAACACTGCCGCCTCCTCCAGAGCCAGGAGCTCCTCTGAACACAGAACCTCCAggtcgtcctccagctcccggACCAGAGAGGACGACAAGAAGGAGAAGAGCGAGGAGAAGTCTTCGTCCGTGGCGGacaaggacgaggaggacgaggaggaggaggaggtgtcgGGGGTGGTGCAGGGGGGCGAGGatgaaggagcagaggaggcggaggaagacGACCACGGCACCGACGGAGGCGACGCTgggggggcggagtcagggaaggaggaggagccgtctggagagcaggaggagcag GCCCCCGACGGCGCTCCTGAAAATGTGGGCGGGGCCGAGActaaggaggaggtggagcctgAGTCCACGGAGGCCGCGGCTTCGACTGACGAGcaggagaagaaacaggaagccaACGCAGAAGCTGCAGAGAGCTCAGAGCCGGCAGACGGAGACGGGTCGGATCACCCG TTTGACGAGGActtcatggagaacatggaggacTTTGTAACGCTGGACGAACTgggcgaagaggaggaggaagtggaggacgACGACTCCATCG acCAGACAAAGCGAGGC GGTATGAGGGTGGTCAATATCGTGGGCTTCAGACGAGGCTACAACTTCCTCAACGAGCTGCTGGGCCTCGCCAGGCCTTTTGGGAAGGTGATCCGACACCTGGTGCTGGACCTCCGGCCTGAG gccTTCATTCAGTTCGCCACTGAGGACGAAGCTCGGGCCATGGCCAAGTTTTACAACAGCAACGTGACAGCGTCGGTGTGCGGCCGGCCGGTGAGGGTCAGCCACTCCATGAGCTACCCCACCATCCAG tgtggatcCAGTCGAGTCGTGTACATCGGACAGATCCCCAGCAGCAAATACTCGGACGAGTCCGTCCTGAAGCTGGCCAAGCCGTTCGGGAAGATCCGCAAGTATTTCCTGAACCGGATGAGGAAAGAG tgTTTCATCGAGATGTACAACGCGGAGGACGCAGAAAAGATGGCGGAGGAGTACAAGGCAAAGCCGCCGCGGTTCAACGGGAAGCGTCTGACGATCTACGTGAGCAGGAAGTACCGACAGCTGAAGCACGG CCATCAGCGTCCGGTCAGCCCCAAGAGGGAGAAGAGCGCAACGCCCGAGAGGACCAGCGAGGAGCCGCCAACCAAGAAGCTCAAAGAGGAGAaaccagagcaggaggaggaggagaagcagcaggatgagcagccacagcagcagcagcaggaggagcagcagcagcaacaggagcagcaggaggaacaacagcaggagcagcggcagGAGGCTGAAGTGAGCGGCGAAGAGAAGACGGAGGAACCTTCAGCAGAGCAAGTTCCAACTGTGACGAAGATCAGCTGCAAGGAG gagccCGAGGAGCAGATGGAGATCGGTCAGAACGGGCAgactgaagccccgccccctgcgcCGGCAGCCGAGGTCAAACCCAGCACAGcgtcgctgccgctgccgccgttCGACCCCGAAAGCCCCATTG GGGTGGAATATGTGAAGATGGGTTATTACTGCCgtgtctgtttcctgttttactccaaCGAAGAAACGGCGAAGAAAACTCACTGCAGCAGCCAAGGACACTACGACAAGCTGAAG aaacatctggagaaggagcagaacaaaccagagaagaagaagctgaagaagacGACGACTTCCTGA